From Campylobacter concisus:
GTAAACGAAGTTAGAAAAAGTAAATTTTAATCTTTGACTTACTCTTAGAGCTCCTACTATTCCATCCCTTAAAATAATTAAGGGATGGAACTTATCTATAAAAATTTATATGCTACTTTGCTATACGATTATTTATAGCATTTTTCTTTTATTACGGATTTAAACAATTTTTAATAGAGAAATACTGATAATTAAGCCACTAAATCACCTTAAAGGACACTATTATGAAAAAGATCTTTGCTCTTTTACTCACAGCTTTTGTTGCTCTTTGTGCAAATGAGCTAAAATTTGGCACAGCGGCGAACTATCCGCCATTCGAATATATTGATGAAAATAATAAAATAACAGGTTTTGATATCGATCTTATCGATGAAATTTCAAAGCGTGCAGGTTTTTCATATAAGATAGTAAATATGAGTTTTGACGGCCTTATCCCAGCACTTAAAGCTGGCAAAATAAATGGCATTATAAGTGCGATGAGTGCGACTTCAGATAGATTAAAGTCGATTGATTTTACAAAGCCATACTATTTAACTGAAAACCTCTATCTAAAGAAAAAAGATAATGACGCATTAAAAGCTAAAGAAGAGCTAGCTGGCAAAAGAGTTGGCGTGCAACAAGGCACCGTCCAAGAGCTAGCAGCAAATGCTATAAATGGCGTAAAAGT
This genomic window contains:
- a CDS encoding basic amino acid ABC transporter substrate-binding protein, with translation MKKIFALLLTAFVALCANELKFGTAANYPPFEYIDENNKITGFDIDLIDEISKRAGFSYKIVNMSFDGLIPALKAGKINGIISAMSATSDRLKSIDFTKPYYLTENLYLKKKDNDALKAKEELAGKRVGVQQGTVQELAANAINGVKVVPSEDIVPLIMGLKVGKFDAVILDSSIGYGFIKKNPELEAFFKEVDGSEGFSIAFDKGKESALIEKINQILDEMKKDGSYEALLKKYDLK